Proteins encoded in a region of the Ziziphus jujuba cultivar Dongzao chromosome 3, ASM3175591v1 genome:
- the LOC132803059 gene encoding selenium-binding protein 2-like, translating into MATDVVGSEHGSAGKRQGIEEHGCCAGPGYASPLDAMAGPKEALFYVTCVYSGTGREKPDYLATVDVDHFLFERSEFVKVYKP; encoded by the exons ATGGCTACGGATGTGGTGGGTTCGGAACATGGGTCGGCGGGGAAGAGGCAGGGCATTGAAGAACATGGTTGCTGTGCTGGACCTGGCTATGCTTCACCTCTCGACGCCATGGCTGGTCCCAAAGAAGCTCTTTTCTATGTCACCTGCGTTTACTCTG gaaCAGGAAGAGAGAAGCCTGATTACTTAGCAACAGTGGATGTTGATCACTTCTTATTTGAAAGAAGTGAATTTGTAAAGGTTTATAAACCATGA